In Pyrus communis chromosome 8, drPyrComm1.1, whole genome shotgun sequence, one genomic interval encodes:
- the LOC137742645 gene encoding stress-related protein-like, producing MAESEASQSTGTVRVDEKNLKYLEFVQVASIYVVVCFSSLYEYAKENSGPLKPGVQTVEGTVRTVTGPVYEKFQDLPFQLLRFVDRKVDESLSEVERHVPILVKQVSSQALSVARAVERGGLVDTAKNLTGSLYAKCEPVVEQVYYKYEPVAEQYAVSAWRALNRLPLFPQVVHIMVPTVSYWSDKYNRVVGYTVNRGYSVAAYLPLIPTERIAKLFDEAENGVAVSTNGGDVVVEQ from the exons ATGGCGGAATCTGAAGCATCCCAGTCTACAGGAAcg GTGCGAGTGGACGAGAAGAATCTGAAGTATTTGGAATTCGTTCAAGTGGCGTCGATTTACGTGGTTGTGTGCTTCTCGAGCCTCTACGAGTACGCGAAGGAGAACTCCGGTCCGCTTAAACCGGGTGTTCAGACGGTGGAAGGCACCGTCCGAACCGTAACCGGACCGGTCTACGAGAAGTTCCAAGACCTTCCCTTCCAACTCCTCAGATTCGTCGATCGCAAG GTGGACGAGTCCTTGAGCGAGGTGGAGCGTCACGTGCCGATTCTGGTGAAGCAGGTGTCGAGCCAGGCGCTATCGGTGGCGAGAGCGGTGGAGCGAGGCGGCTTGGTGGACACGGCTAAGAACCTCACCGGGAGCTTGTATGCTAAATGCGAGCCGGTGGTGGAGCAGGTGTACTACAAGTACGAGCCGGTGGCGGAGCAGTACGCCGTGTCGGCTTGGCGCGCGCTGAATCGGCTCCCGCTGTTTCCGCAGGTGGTTCATATAATGGTCCCCACCGTGTCGTACTGGTCCGACAAGTACAATCGGGTCGTCGGGTACACCGTCAACCGAGGCTACTCCGTGGCGGCGTATCTGCCGTTGATTCCGACGGAGAGGATTGCCAAGTTGTTTGATGAAGCCGAGAACGGGGTTGCCGTTTCGACGAACGGTGGGGATGTTGTAGTGGAGCAGTGA
- the LOC137743778 gene encoding alkylated DNA repair protein ALKBH8 homolog: MTMDAASKEILRQVFGDSSDSEDLEPGDGSDSDPTHFWEPIKQIKGLWLCRDFLSPQHQSSLLSTIQNEGWFTQASHNQAMRFGDLPAWADELSRSIHKVALASDYVLGSNDGVKENASPFPSHLLCREPLFDQLILNSYQPGEGICAHVDLMRFEDGIAILSLESSCVMHFSQVEGTNKENDPAMAKIPVYLTPGSLIFMSGEARYHWKHEINRTPGIQKWEGEELTQTRRISITLRKLCQVE, translated from the exons ATGACCATGGATGCTGCTAGCAAAGAAATTCTCCGGCAAGTATTCGGCGATTCGTCGGACAGCGAGGACCTGGAACCGGGCGATGGATCCGATTCCGACCCGACCCATTTCTGGGAGCCGATCAAACAAATCAAGGGGCTGTGGTTGTGCAGAGACTTCCTCTCTCCTCAGCACCAGTCCTCTTTGCTCTCCACAATCCAAAACG AAGGATGGTTCACTCAAGCCTCTCATAATCAG GCAATGAGGTTCGGGGATCTTCCAGCATGGGCGGACGAGCTTTCGCGTTCTATTCACAAGGTTGCGCTTGCAAGTGACTATGTTTTGGGAAGCAATGATGGTGTGAAGGAGAATGCCTCTCCATTTCCATCCCATCTTTTGTGCAGAGAGCCGCTCTTTGACCAGCTCATTCTAAATTCTTACCAACCGGGTGAG GGAATCTGTGCGCACGTTGATCTCATGCGCTTCGAAGATGGAATTGCCATTCTCTCCTTGGAGTCGTCATGTGTGATGCATTTTAGTCAAGTTGAAGGAACAAATAAGGAAAATGATCCTGCCATGGCCAAGATTCCAGTTTATCTTACCCCCGGATCCCTAATTTTCATGTCAGGAGAAGCGCGATACCATTGGAAGCACGAGATTAACCGCACGCCTGGAATTCAGAAGTGGGAAGGGGAGGAACTAACTCAGACGAGGAGAATCTCCATAACCCTGAGGAAGCTCTGCCAAGTGGAGTAG
- the LOC137742278 gene encoding xyloglucan 6-xylosyltransferase 2, giving the protein MLLEKCLGAQRSRRIQRALRHSKVTILCLVLTVVVLRGTIGAGKFGTPEQDFLEIRDHFYSRKRAEAHRVLEEVHATPSDPNNYNAFDIKKLLVDEGEEEQLDPNKPYTLGPKISNWDELRSKWLRENPNFPNFIGPGKPRVLLVTGSSPKPCENPVGDHYLLKSIKNKIDYCRLHGIEVFYNMALLDAEMAGFWAKLPLIRKLLLSHPEVEFLWWMDSDAMFTDMAFELPWERYKDSNFVMHGWNKTVYDEKSWIGLNTGSFLLRNTQWSLDMLDAWAPMGPKGKIREEAGKVLTKELKGRPIFEADDQSAMVYILATQRQKWGDKVYLESGYYLHGYWGILVDRYEEMIENYRPGLGDHRWPLVTHFVGCKPCGKLADYPVERCLKQMDRAFNFGDNQILHIYGFTHRSLGSRRVKRVRNEINNPLEVKDEHGLLHPAFKAAKVSSS; this is encoded by the coding sequence ATGTTATTAGAGAAATGCTTGGGAGCTCAACGATCGCGACGGATCCAGAGAGCTCTCCGGCACTCCAAGGTCACGATCCTCTGCCTCGTCCTCACGGTGGTCGTCCTTCGGGGCACGATCGGAGCCGGCAAGTTCGGAACCCCGGAACAGGACTTCCTCGAGATTCGCGACCACTTCTACTCCCGCAAGCGGGCGGAGGCCCACCGCGTCCTGGAGGAGGTCCACGCGACACCGTCGGACCCCAACAACTACAACGCCTTCGATATTAAGAAGCTCCTTGTCGATGAAGGTGAGGAGGAACAGCTCGACCCGAATAAGCCATACACTCTCGGACCCAAGATTTCGAATTGGGACGAGTTGAGGTCGAAATGGCTGAgggaaaaccctaatttcccaaATTTCATCGGGCCTGGTAAGCCCCGGGTGCTTCTGGTGACTGGGTCTTCGCCGAAACCCTGCGAAAATCCGGTAGGTGATCATTACTTGTTGAAGTCGATTAAGAACAAAATTGATTATTGTAGATTACATGGGATTGAGGTTTTTTACAATATGGCTCTTTTGGATGCTGAAATGGCGGGTTTCTGGGCCAAGCTTCCGTTGATTCGGAAGCTCCTTTTGTCCCACCCGGAGGTTGAGTTTCTATGGTGGATGGATAGTGATGCAATGTTTACAGATATGGCGTTTGAATTGCCATGGGAGAGGTACAAAGATTCCAACTTTGTGATGCACGGGTGGAACAAGACGGTTTATGATGAGAAAAGTTGGATTGGGCTGAATACCGGGAGTTTTTTGTTGAGGAATACGCAGTGGTCGTTGGATATGCTCGATGCTTGGGCTCCGATGGGACCGAAAGGGAAAATCAGGGAGGAGGCCGGGAAGGTACTCACTAAGGAATTGAAGGGTAGGCCGATTTTCGAAGCTGATGATCAGTCAGCCATGGTCTACATTTTGGCCACTCAAAGACAGAAGTGGGGTGATAAGGTTTATCTTGAGAGTGGATATTATTTGCATGGATATTGGGGGATTTTGGTTGATAGATATGAAGAAATGATTGAGAATTATCGCCCTGGTTTGGGCGACCACCGGTGGCCACTGGTGACGCATTTTGTAGGTTGCAAGCCGTGCGGAAAATTAGCAGATTACCCGGTTGAGAGATGCTTGAAGCAGATGGATAGAGCTTTTAACTTTGGGGACAATCAGATTCTTCACATCTATGGTTTCACGCACCGGTCATTGGGTAGTAGAAGAGTTAAGAGAGTTAGGAACGAGATAAACAATCCGCTCGAGGTTAAAgatgaacatggattgcttcaTCCGGCATTCAAGGCCGCCAAGGTATCGTCTTCTTAG
- the LOC137742279 gene encoding translocator protein homolog — protein MDNYSDHLKQRRTEDPAAAAAGKKSGYRSKKDMRMDMAKRGLRSLAVAVAIPVSLHLIAIYAGSSDPYRVGSKPFWIPPLWALRLTCMASSFLMGLAAWLVWAEGGFHKNPMALPIYLAQLGLSLIWDPIVFGAGAPWVGLFVCMGMFGAMIGCSRVFKDVNPVAADLMKPSLAWVAFLAVVNLKLVFH, from the coding sequence ATGGATAATTATTCCGACCACCTCAAGCAACGCAGGACAGAGGATCCTGCCGCCGCCGCTGCCGGGAAGAAGAGCGGTTACAGAAGCAAAAAGGACATGAGAATGGATATGGCCAAACGCGGCCTTAGGTCCTTAGCCGTGGCCGTCGCAATCCCCGTCTCTCTCCACCTCATCGCTATCTACGCAGGCTCATCCGACCCCTACCGCGTCGGATCCAAGCCCTTCTGGATCCCTCCCTTGTGGGCCCTGCGGTTAACCTGCATGGCCTCCAGCTTCCTCATGGGCCTGGCCGCTTGGTTAGTGTGGGCCGAAGGTGGTTTCCATAAGAACCCGATGGCTCTGCCCATTTACTTGGCCCAGCTAGGGTTGAGCTTGATTTGGGATCCGATTGTGTTCGGGGCGGGGGCACCGTGGGTCGGGTTGTTCGTGTGCATGGGGATGTTCGGGGCGATGATCGGGTGTTCTCGGGTGTTTAAGGATGTGAATCCGGTCGCCGCCGATCTTATGAAGCCGAGTTTGGCATGGGTTGCGTTTTTGGCCGTTGTAAATCTGAAGCTTGTATTCCACTGA
- the LOC137742668 gene encoding dol-P-Man:Man(5)GlcNAc(2)-PP-Dol alpha-1,3-mannosyltransferase-like: protein MAGRSTAATHWNPPQRRRISNSSNPKILKDPKLLFASALLLCDSFLVALIVAYVPYTKIDWDAYMSQVSGFLGGERDYANLKGDTGPLVYPAGYLYFYSAIQYVTGGQVYPAQILFGILYIVNLGIILFIYGKTDVVPWWAFTLLCLSKRVHSIFVLRLFNDCLAMMLLYASLAALLYQRWHLGLIIFSGAVSIKMNVLLYAPPLLLLMLKAMSISGVISALAGAVLLQILLGMPFIMSHPFAYISRAFNLGRVFIHFWSVNFKFVPEPIFVSKAFAISLLIAHLGLLTAFAHYRWCMHEGGLFKFLYSRLDPLKLKFALTSSFPLKKSSNSHSSTRVLRKEYIMTTMFVGNFIGIVCARSLHYQFYSWYFHSLPYLLWKTPFPTVLRVMLFIGVEFCWNVFPSSMYSSAMLLFLHLVILVGLWSAPPEYPYVDDKASTENKDK from the exons ATGGCGGGCAGATCGACGGCGGCGACACACTGGAACCCCCCGCAGCGCCGGCGGATTTCCAACTCCTCGAACCCCAAAATTCTCAAGGACCCTAAATTACTCTTCGCTTCCGCCTTGCTCCTCTGCGATTCGTTCCTCGTAGCCCTTATCGTCGCCTATGTCCCCT ATACGAAGATAGATTGGGACGCGTACATGTCACAA GTTAGTGGGTTTCTTGGTGGAGAGAGAGACTATGCGAACTTAAAAGGGGACACAGGGCCGCTGGTCTATCCTGCTGGTTACCTGTACTTTTATTCTGCTATTCAGTATGTTACAGGAGGCCAAGTTTATCCAGCTCAG attttgttcGGGATTTTGTACATTGTAAACTTGGGGATCATTTTGTTCATCTATGGGAAGACTGATGTG GTTCCATGGTGGGCTTTTACCTTGCTTTGTCTATCGAAAAGGGTGCATTCGATTTTTGTGCTTCGTCTTTTTAATGACTGTTTGGCCATGATGCTCTTGTATGCTTCGTTGGCTGCACTTCTTTACCAAAGATGGCATCTTGGACTGATCATTTTCAG TGGAGCTGTTTCAATAAAGATGAATGTGCTTCTCTATGCTCCACCTCTACTACTCCTCATGTTAAAG GCTATGAGTATCAGTGGAGTGATATCAGCTTTAGCTGGTGCAGTGTTACTACAG ATACTGTTGGGGATGCCTTTCATCATGTCTCATCCATTTGCATACATCTCAAGAGCCTTTAATCTCGGTCGAGTCTTTATCCACTTCTG GTCTGTTAATTTCAAGTTTGTTCCTGAGCCAATATTTGTATCGAAGGCATTTGCAATCTCTTTGCTGATTGCTCACCTTGGTTTGCTCACAGCTTTTGCTCATTATAGATGGTGCAT GCATGAAGGCGGACTCTTCAAATTTTTGTATTCTAGACTTGATcctttaaaactcaaatttgctCTGACAAGTTCATTCCCTTTGAAGAAGTCCTCTAATAGCCATTCATCCACCAGAGTTCTTAGGAAAGAAT ATATTATGACTACTATGTTTGTCGGGAATTTCATCGGCATTGTATGTGCTCGATCATTGCATTATCAGTTCTACTCTTG GTATTTCCATAGCTTACCTTATCTATTGTGGAAAACGCCTTTCCCCACAGTACTGCG TGTAATGTTGTTTATTGGGGTGGAGTTTTGCTGGAACGTCTTTCCTTCTAGCATGTACTCGTCGGCAATGCTTCTTTTTCTCCACCTAGTAATACTGGTCGGTCTTTGGTCCGCCCCACCTGAATATCCTTATGTGGACGACAAAGCATCGActgaaaacaaagataaatgA